The Triticum aestivum cultivar Chinese Spring chromosome 3A, IWGSC CS RefSeq v2.1, whole genome shotgun sequence genome includes a region encoding these proteins:
- the LOC123058547 gene encoding oil body-associated protein 2B, translated as MSSSDQNPAPTPTSGAGGTAPPPGRPTTVSSQAIDMGAQVLQTLKPVRQMKQHACSFALYAHDMHRQLEVHHFVSRLNQDVLQCAVYDSDKPSARLIGVEYIVSDNIFEALPPEEQRLWHSHAYEVKAGLWTDVGVPEMLQTSEMARMAKTYGKFWCTWQVDRSDRLPLGAPALMMSPQAVEPGRVRAELVRARDERCKVDSSARGLKAERVEMDEPEWINPNADYWRLHGKGFAVDVTDTEMKQQAPFP; from the exons ATGTCCTCCAGTGATCAGAACCCAGCGCCCACGCCCACCTCGGGCGCCGgcgggacggcgccgccgccgggcaGGCCGACCACGGTCTCCTCGCAGGCGATCGACATGGGCGCTCAGGTGCTGCAGACGTTGAAGCCGGTGCGCCAGATGAAGCAGCACGCGTGCAGCTTCGCGCTGTACGCACACGACATGCACCGGCAGCTCGAGGTCCACCACTTCGTCTCCCGCCTCAACCAGGACGTCCTCCAGTGCGCCGTCTATGACTCCGACAAGCCGTCGGCCCGCCTCATCG GTGTGGAGTACATCGTGTCGGACAACATCTTCGAGGCCCTGCCGCCGGAGGAGCAGAGGCTGTGGCACTCGCACGCCTACGAGGTCAAGGCCGGGCTGTGGACCGACGTGGGCGTGCCGGAGATGCTGCAGACCTCGGAGATGGCCAGGATGGCCAAGACGTACGGCAAGTTCTGGTGCACGTGGCAGGTGGACCGCAGCGACCGGCTGCCCCTCGGCGCGCCGGCGCTCATGATGTCGCCGCAGGCCGTGGAGCCGGGCCGGGTGCGCGCCGAGCTGGTGCGCGCGCGCGACGAGAGGTGCAAGGTGGACAGCTCCGCTCGTGGGCTCAAGGCTGAGAGGGTGGAGATGGATGAGCCGGAGTGGATCAACCCGAACGCCGACTACTGGCGACTGCACGGCAAGGGGTTCGCCGTAGACGTCACGGACACGGAGATGAAGCAGCAGGCGCCCTTCCCTTGA